In a genomic window of Gloeocapsopsis dulcis:
- a CDS encoding methyl-accepting chemotaxis protein, whose product MVPSSEPNTKTSISDVPDQSSHTVTIHNQPPQTESPSHESATPDLNTSELPQQVASSPFLAKQHKAKQRKFRGIGLRHKATVLAIALSTLPVLAIGATAYHFAQQAFVKQVIQGQVEKTSLIANKANGFMFERYGDLQTLSSLAIFTDTQLRSQTTLQQKQELLDSYIKNYRIYNSIAVFDLDGNVLFQSQGKPLANHRDRVYFQLVKKNAKPYIGFPEKSQSSGELVIHFAAPIRDRNTGETIAILRTRMPVKQLENFLLTEGVKDEYRILDAAGEVFIATGEEHHLSGEFFEHFPELAKPLITRKSGSQIITDLENKKEAIAAYTPTQTWEGLPDLYWQVVLLKDKAVAFAPLERLEATLILGTGLTALLVGLLAAYLANRATKPILIAADTVEQLGQGQLDSRIPIKGNDELAALSANINHMADQLQQREQALIKNQEAQAEQTRFFANIGFLRTHGAQDIEPIFQKALKGARKILNVDRVVIYRFNSDWSGYIAAESVAPGLPQFLSDQINAWIPEDHLQAYRKGRIVSTDNILEADLHPDHLQLMERLQTKASLGTPILKDGQLFGLLITHHCLAPHTWQQDEINFLRQLASQLGFILDRVTFVEQQKTAKEQLQQRALELLQEVDPVSRGDLTIRAKVTADEIGTVADSYNATINSLRRIVGTVQNAAAQVASTTSSNEMAVAELSTEALRQAEEISGALDKIRQMSLSIQAVAESAAQAEVAVQQANETVDAGDQAMNRTVDGIEAIRETVAATAAKVRQLGESSQKISKVVSLISSFAEQTNLLSLNAAIEAARAGEEGRGFAVVADEVGSLARQSAEATAEIENLVAEIQAETNAVVAAMEAGTEQVVNGTRLVDETRQSLNKITVVSAQISSLVQAISEASATQSQASEEVTQTMSDVAAIADRTSNEATQVSAAFKQLLAVADEMQTSVGQFKVN is encoded by the coding sequence ATGGTTCCCTCTTCTGAACCCAATACAAAGACCTCTATAAGTGATGTGCCTGATCAATCCTCGCACACAGTTACTATTCACAACCAGCCACCGCAAACGGAATCGCCAAGCCATGAGTCAGCTACTCCAGATTTAAATACAAGCGAATTGCCACAGCAAGTAGCAAGTAGTCCATTTTTGGCAAAACAACACAAAGCTAAACAGCGTAAGTTTAGAGGTATTGGCTTACGACATAAAGCAACAGTACTTGCGATCGCACTTAGTACACTTCCTGTATTAGCAATTGGTGCTACAGCTTATCACTTTGCGCAACAAGCATTTGTCAAACAGGTTATTCAAGGGCAAGTCGAAAAAACGTCTCTGATCGCGAATAAAGCTAATGGCTTTATGTTTGAGCGCTATGGAGATCTGCAAACGCTATCAAGTTTGGCAATTTTTACAGATACTCAGTTGCGATCGCAAACAACTTTGCAACAAAAGCAAGAACTCCTCGATTCCTATATCAAAAATTACAGAATCTACAACAGTATCGCTGTATTTGATCTTGATGGTAATGTACTATTTCAATCGCAAGGTAAACCCTTAGCTAACCATCGAGATCGAGTGTATTTTCAACTAGTTAAGAAAAATGCCAAACCATACATTGGCTTTCCTGAGAAATCACAATCATCAGGCGAACTAGTCATTCATTTTGCGGCACCGATTCGCGATCGCAATACAGGCGAAACGATTGCTATCCTTCGTACGCGTATGCCGGTCAAGCAACTTGAAAATTTTCTGCTGACTGAAGGTGTAAAAGATGAATATCGTATCCTTGATGCGGCTGGAGAAGTTTTTATTGCCACTGGCGAAGAACATCATCTCAGCGGAGAATTTTTTGAGCATTTTCCTGAACTTGCAAAACCCTTAATCACAAGAAAATCTGGCTCGCAAATTATTACTGATCTCGAAAACAAAAAGGAAGCCATAGCCGCATACACCCCAACACAAACGTGGGAAGGACTACCAGATTTGTACTGGCAAGTCGTGCTCCTCAAAGATAAGGCTGTAGCATTTGCCCCCTTAGAACGTTTAGAAGCAACCCTCATATTAGGAACAGGACTTACAGCGCTTCTTGTCGGTTTACTTGCTGCATACCTAGCTAACCGTGCTACTAAACCGATCTTGATAGCAGCCGATACTGTAGAGCAACTCGGACAAGGACAACTTGACAGCCGGATTCCTATCAAAGGTAATGACGAACTTGCCGCTCTCAGCGCTAATATTAACCACATGGCGGATCAGTTGCAGCAGCGGGAGCAAGCGTTGATTAAGAACCAAGAAGCCCAAGCTGAACAGACGCGGTTCTTTGCTAACATTGGCTTCCTCCGCACCCATGGCGCTCAAGATATTGAGCCTATTTTCCAAAAGGCACTTAAAGGTGCTCGCAAAATTCTGAATGTTGACAGAGTCGTTATTTATCGCTTCAACTCTGACTGGAGTGGATATATTGCAGCCGAATCTGTTGCACCAGGTTTACCACAGTTTCTATCAGATCAAATCAACGCGTGGATTCCTGAGGATCACTTACAAGCATATCGCAAAGGACGTATTGTTTCGACAGACAACATCTTGGAGGCAGATTTGCATCCCGACCATTTGCAGTTGATGGAACGACTGCAAACCAAGGCTAGTTTAGGAACACCAATTCTCAAAGACGGTCAGTTGTTCGGCTTGCTCATTACACATCACTGTTTGGCTCCTCATACTTGGCAGCAGGATGAAATCAATTTCTTGCGGCAATTAGCATCCCAGCTAGGATTTATCTTAGACCGAGTGACTTTCGTGGAACAGCAAAAAACTGCCAAAGAACAATTGCAACAACGTGCTTTAGAGCTATTGCAAGAAGTTGATCCTGTCAGCCGTGGCGATTTGACTATTCGCGCTAAAGTTACTGCTGATGAAATCGGAACTGTTGCTGACTCTTACAACGCTACAATCAACAGCTTACGACGGATTGTAGGTACAGTGCAGAATGCAGCAGCGCAGGTAGCTAGTACGACCTCGAGTAATGAAATGGCTGTTGCAGAACTATCGACTGAAGCGTTACGTCAAGCCGAAGAAATTTCCGGTGCCCTAGACAAAATTCGCCAGATGTCACTTTCAATTCAAGCTGTTGCAGAAAGTGCAGCACAAGCAGAAGTCGCCGTACAACAAGCAAACGAAACGGTAGACGCAGGCGATCAAGCCATGAACCGTACCGTTGATGGGATCGAGGCAATTCGGGAAACTGTGGCAGCAACAGCAGCCAAAGTGAGACAACTAGGTGAGTCTTCACAAAAAATTTCTAAGGTGGTGAGTCTGATTAGTTCCTTTGCAGAGCAAACCAACTTGTTGTCACTAAATGCAGCAATTGAAGCAGCACGCGCTGGAGAAGAAGGACGAGGATTTGCAGTAGTTGCGGATGAAGTAGGTTCTCTCGCACGGCAATCGGCAGAAGCTACAGCAGAAATTGAAAACCTCGTTGCAGAAATTCAAGCAGAAACCAATGCCGTAGTAGCTGCAATGGAAGCCGGAACTGAACAAGTTGTGAACGGAACTCGTTTAGTGGATGAAACACGTCAAAGTTTGAACAAGATCACTGTGGTGAGTGCTCAGATTAGCTCTTTGGTACAAGCAATTAGTGAAGCTTCTGCTACACAATCACAAGCCTCTGAGGAGGTGACTCAAACGATGAGTGATGTAGCAGCGATCGCCGATCGGACTTCTAATGAAGCGACTCAAGTATCTGCCGCGTTTAAGCAACTACTGGCAGTAGCGGACGAAATGCAAACGAGTGTTGGTCAGTTCAAAGTTAATTAG
- a CDS encoding methyl-accepting chemotaxis protein, giving the protein MLDRHLQESGNDSKISDSTSSNIESDSLEAYSLSSKPASIQPLQSTSQPKSKNAFAQLRRAWNNLTFRTKLTLILVGSAALPVVIVTQGLITLNKERAFDELKHTLQQQGQSFTNEYVLRTQVDTETQAENIANILQATEIDLSNPAQVAARRELIENYLVINENQESPELTKNFKIITDAQGKTVAQNIFVGDDNFSNQPLLPVLNQELSLQKYQRVSLPTGISLTDIPIVQNALKTGQPLSGIELVKNQSLQKIGLAKQADIGLRQQPNQNLAEAKRPFPEGTYDIDGGKAGLLSMAVHPVKINNKLVGTVVIGTLFNRNYGLVDKFTQIYNGPVATIFAKDWRVVTNVPYTDGKTRAIGTRVAREVAEKVLNQGNEFVGATSIIGQQYLTFYTPLYDHQKVLNPGQAKPVGIAFVGKSFLEADNHLAYQQFIAYSIGGGILLIVGLISIPLASSFSRPLRRLSGFAKQVADGKQGVRLEISDDRQDEIGILSREMNTMASNIEANLEARRQEAERVKLFAEIAASRAREAQDLNAVFDKAVSGARQIIGADRVVIYRFNSDWSGYIAAESVLPGWTVALSQEISDPCIPNHLIEAYKKGRVVATNNVLETNYHPKHKKLFERLQIKANLVVPILQNDQLFGLLVAHHCLATHEWQQSEIDFLSQVSTQVRLALDRVGTLEQIIQEKAKLQRRALELLMEVDPLTQGDLTIRASVTEDEIGTIADSYNATIASLRQIVSQVQEAAQQVAITTSNKESSVSELSQEASRQAEEITSALARIQQMATSIRAVATNAEQAEAAVQQASQTVAEGDTAMNRTVDGILAIRETVAQTSKKVKRLGESTQKISKVVNLISTFADQTNLLALNAAIEAANAGEQGRGFAVVAERVRGLARQSTEATAEIEKLVTDIQTETNEVVAAMEAGTEQVVAGTQLVDETRQSLNKISDVSAQINELVRAIATVTVEQSQASEEVTQTMSDVAAIANKTLTEATQVAASFKELLAVAQKLQANASQFKVN; this is encoded by the coding sequence ATGTTAGATCGCCACCTTCAAGAATCTGGAAATGATAGTAAAATTAGTGATTCGACGTCTAGCAACATTGAATCCGACTCACTAGAAGCCTATTCCCTGAGTTCAAAACCAGCCTCTATCCAACCGTTACAATCCACATCTCAGCCTAAGTCTAAAAATGCCTTTGCTCAATTGCGTCGCGCATGGAACAACTTAACCTTTAGAACTAAACTGACTCTCATTTTAGTTGGTAGTGCTGCTCTACCTGTAGTTATTGTCACACAAGGCTTAATTACTCTAAATAAAGAGCGCGCTTTCGACGAATTGAAACACACTTTGCAACAGCAAGGACAAAGTTTTACGAACGAGTATGTTCTTCGGACACAGGTAGATACTGAAACCCAAGCAGAAAATATAGCTAACATCCTGCAAGCAACTGAAATTGATCTCAGTAACCCTGCTCAAGTAGCAGCGCGTCGCGAACTTATTGAAAATTACTTAGTCATTAACGAAAATCAAGAAAGTCCTGAGCTTACTAAAAATTTTAAAATTATTACTGATGCTCAAGGTAAAACAGTTGCACAAAACATTTTTGTTGGAGATGATAATTTCTCTAATCAGCCACTTTTACCTGTACTAAATCAGGAATTAAGCTTACAAAAATATCAACGCGTATCTCTACCTACAGGAATTTCTCTTACTGATATTCCAATTGTCCAAAATGCTCTCAAAACAGGACAACCTCTCTCTGGTATCGAGTTAGTTAAAAATCAATCTTTACAAAAAATAGGTTTAGCAAAGCAGGCCGATATTGGTTTACGGCAACAACCCAACCAAAACCTTGCTGAAGCAAAAAGACCTTTTCCAGAAGGAACGTACGACATTGATGGTGGAAAAGCGGGCTTACTTAGCATGGCAGTTCATCCCGTCAAAATTAATAATAAATTAGTTGGCACTGTTGTCATCGGTACTCTATTTAACCGTAATTACGGTTTAGTAGATAAGTTTACGCAAATTTATAACGGACCTGTAGCTACTATATTTGCTAAAGACTGGAGAGTAGTCACCAACGTTCCTTACACTGACGGCAAAACGCGAGCTATTGGCACGCGAGTTGCGCGTGAAGTAGCAGAAAAAGTGCTCAATCAAGGAAACGAATTTGTTGGAGCAACTAGTATTATTGGTCAACAATATCTCACCTTCTATACTCCCCTTTATGACCATCAAAAAGTACTTAACCCTGGACAAGCGAAGCCTGTAGGAATTGCCTTTGTTGGGAAATCTTTCTTAGAAGCTGATAATCACCTCGCCTATCAACAGTTCATTGCCTACAGCATTGGGGGTGGTATTCTGCTCATCGTAGGTTTGATTTCGATTCCTTTAGCTAGTTCTTTCTCGCGTCCGCTACGTCGTTTATCTGGTTTTGCAAAGCAAGTTGCAGACGGAAAGCAAGGGGTACGCTTAGAAATCAGCGACGATCGCCAAGACGAAATTGGGATACTCTCCCGCGAAATGAATACGATGGCGTCAAACATTGAAGCTAACTTAGAAGCACGTCGTCAAGAAGCGGAACGAGTCAAACTCTTTGCAGAAATTGCTGCTTCACGGGCACGTGAAGCTCAAGACTTGAATGCAGTTTTTGACAAAGCAGTTTCAGGTGCAAGACAAATTATCGGTGCTGATCGAGTTGTTATTTATCGTTTCAACTCTGATTGGAGTGGGTATATTGCCGCCGAATCAGTTTTGCCTGGATGGACTGTCGCTTTATCCCAGGAAATTAGCGATCCTTGTATTCCCAATCATCTGATTGAAGCTTATAAAAAAGGTCGGGTCGTTGCCACTAACAATGTTTTGGAGACAAATTACCATCCTAAACACAAAAAGTTATTTGAACGACTACAAATTAAAGCAAATTTAGTCGTACCTATTCTGCAAAACGACCAACTGTTCGGCTTACTCGTAGCGCATCACTGCTTAGCAACGCATGAATGGCAGCAATCAGAAATTGACTTCTTATCCCAAGTATCTACTCAAGTAAGATTAGCACTCGACCGTGTAGGGACTCTCGAACAAATCATTCAAGAGAAAGCCAAACTTCAAAGACGAGCATTAGAACTCTTGATGGAGGTTGATCCTCTAACGCAGGGCGATCTCACAATTCGTGCCAGCGTAACCGAAGATGAAATCGGGACAATCGCCGACTCCTACAACGCCACGATCGCCAGCTTACGCCAAATCGTTTCCCAAGTACAAGAGGCAGCTCAACAAGTCGCCATAACTACTAGTAACAAAGAAAGTTCAGTTTCTGAACTTTCGCAAGAAGCATCGCGCCAAGCTGAAGAGATTACTAGTGCTTTAGCTCGAATTCAACAAATGGCAACCTCGATTCGCGCAGTTGCTACTAACGCTGAACAGGCAGAAGCTGCAGTACAACAGGCAAGCCAAACCGTAGCTGAAGGTGATACGGCGATGAACCGCACAGTCGATGGAATTCTAGCAATTCGAGAGACTGTAGCACAAACATCAAAAAAAGTCAAGCGATTGGGTGAGTCTACGCAAAAGATTTCTAAAGTAGTCAACTTGATTAGTACGTTTGCCGATCAAACAAACTTACTCGCCCTCAATGCCGCAATCGAAGCAGCGAATGCTGGCGAACAAGGACGTGGTTTCGCAGTCGTAGCCGAACGCGTACGAGGACTAGCACGGCAATCAACCGAAGCAACCGCAGAAATTGAAAAGCTAGTCACTGACATTCAAACCGAAACGAATGAAGTTGTGGCAGCCATGGAAGCTGGTACAGAACAAGTCGTAGCAGGTACGCAGCTTGTCGATGAAACTCGTCAAAGCCTGAACAAAATTTCTGACGTCAGTGCCCAAATTAATGAGTTAGTGAGAGCGATCGCTACGGTTACAGTGGAGCAAAGTCAAGCTTCCGAGGAAGTGACACAAACAATGTCTGATGTAGCTGCGATCGCTAACAAAACCCTCACCGAGGCAACGCAAGTCGCCGCATCCTTTAAGGAACTGTTGGCAGTTGCTCAAAAACTCCAAGCTAACGCCAGTCAATTCAAAGTCAATTAA